A DNA window from Actinomycetes bacterium contains the following coding sequences:
- a CDS encoding FtsX-like permease family protein, with amino-acid sequence MWKATLKGLAAHKLRLALTALAIVLGVSFVAGTYVLTDTINRTFNDLFTQVTKGVDVAVRTKATFSAQGNEQRAPMPALLLDRVKAVPGVKAAEGSVSGYAQFIGKNGKPVTTGGAPTLGVSLSTTPELQAATTVRAGRLPSGPGEVAVDAHTASKQGFHVGDRVKLLFQGPPGEYTVSGILGFGQADNLAGATLAGFDLATAQQVLHREGVYDEIDVVAAPGVSDTQLRDRVKAALDPTYEVLTGEQFAQDTAKAVGQFTKFINYALLAFAFVALFVGSFIIVNTFSIILAQRTRELALLRCLGASRRQVLVSVLTEAFITGVLASVVGLGLGVLVAAGLKQVFKAIGADLPSTTLEILPRTIVVALLVGVVVTLVASLVPALKATRVPPVAALQEEAAAAPAHTSRRRTVLGTLVTAVGVALLLAGLFAKQGNRLASVASGAVVVFLGVGILSPLVARPLARVLGWPFAHWTGEPGKLARENAMRSPRRTASTAAALMIGLALVSFVTIFAASLKASVTKILDQAVAADYILSGPSNSGQGFSTEVVTRLAQQPEVDSAAGVRFGVFKLDGKTEQLFGVDPVAYDKTVRTDTTAGSLADLAGGGVAVRKDVARQHGWKVGDSIAMEFPVGGTRQEPIKAIYEDNQLNGAYLLAMPDFERHYADQLDALALVKAGSGVSPDASRAAVDRVVTDFPNVQVKDQAEYKQEQASQINRVLLLFYVLLALAVVIAFIGIINTLALSVLERVRELGLLRAVGMTRGQLRQMIRWEAVIIAVLGAVLGLVVGTFFGWMLVRSLRGQGVTEFALPVGTLLAFVAAAAIAGVLAAVFPGRRAARIDMLRAITTE; translated from the coding sequence GTGTGGAAGGCGACCCTCAAGGGCCTCGCAGCCCACAAGCTGCGGCTGGCGCTGACCGCGCTGGCGATCGTGCTTGGCGTCAGCTTCGTCGCCGGCACCTACGTGCTCACCGACACCATCAACAGGACCTTCAACGACCTGTTCACGCAGGTCACCAAGGGCGTCGACGTCGCGGTTCGCACCAAGGCGACCTTCTCCGCCCAGGGCAACGAGCAGCGGGCGCCGATGCCGGCCCTGCTGCTCGACCGGGTGAAGGCCGTGCCGGGCGTCAAGGCGGCCGAGGGCAGCGTCAGCGGCTATGCCCAGTTCATCGGCAAGAACGGCAAGCCGGTCACCACCGGCGGCGCGCCCACTCTGGGCGTCTCGCTCAGCACGACCCCGGAGCTGCAGGCGGCCACCACCGTGCGGGCCGGGCGCCTTCCAAGCGGCCCGGGCGAGGTCGCGGTTGACGCGCACACCGCCAGCAAGCAAGGCTTCCACGTCGGCGACCGGGTCAAGCTGCTGTTCCAGGGGCCGCCCGGGGAGTACACCGTGAGCGGCATCCTCGGCTTCGGGCAGGCCGACAACCTTGCCGGTGCGACCCTGGCCGGCTTCGACCTTGCCACCGCGCAGCAGGTGCTGCACCGTGAGGGCGTCTACGACGAGATCGACGTGGTCGCCGCCCCCGGCGTGTCCGACACGCAGCTGCGTGACCGCGTCAAGGCCGCGCTCGACCCAACGTATGAGGTGCTCACCGGCGAGCAGTTCGCCCAGGACACTGCCAAGGCGGTCGGCCAGTTCACCAAGTTCATCAACTATGCGCTGCTGGCCTTCGCCTTCGTGGCCCTGTTCGTCGGCTCGTTCATCATCGTCAACACGTTCTCGATCATCCTCGCCCAGCGCACCCGGGAACTCGCCCTGCTGCGCTGCCTGGGGGCATCGCGCCGGCAGGTGCTCGTCTCGGTGCTCACCGAGGCGTTCATCACCGGCGTGCTCGCCTCGGTCGTCGGCCTCGGCTTGGGCGTGCTCGTCGCCGCCGGGCTGAAGCAGGTGTTCAAGGCGATCGGCGCCGATCTGCCCTCGACTACCCTGGAGATCCTGCCGCGCACGATCGTCGTGGCGCTGCTGGTCGGCGTGGTGGTGACGCTGGTCGCCTCGCTGGTGCCGGCGCTGAAGGCCACGCGCGTCCCGCCGGTGGCGGCGTTGCAGGAGGAGGCGGCCGCCGCCCCGGCCCACACGAGCCGGCGGCGCACCGTGCTCGGAACGCTGGTCACCGCGGTCGGCGTGGCGCTGCTGCTGGCCGGGCTGTTCGCCAAGCAGGGCAACCGACTGGCGAGCGTGGCCAGCGGCGCGGTCGTCGTCTTCCTCGGGGTCGGCATCCTGAGCCCGCTGGTCGCCCGGCCGCTGGCACGGGTGCTGGGCTGGCCGTTCGCGCACTGGACCGGCGAGCCGGGCAAGCTGGCGCGTGAGAACGCGATGCGCAGCCCGCGCCGCACCGCCTCGACCGCCGCGGCGCTGATGATCGGGCTCGCCCTGGTCAGCTTCGTGACCATCTTCGCGGCGTCGCTCAAGGCGTCGGTCACCAAGATCCTTGACCAGGCGGTCGCGGCCGACTACATCCTCAGCGGCCCGAGCAACAGCGGCCAGGGGTTCAGCACCGAGGTGGTCACGCGCCTGGCGCAGCAGCCGGAGGTCGACTCGGCCGCCGGTGTCCGTTTTGGCGTATTCAAGCTCGACGGCAAGACCGAGCAGCTCTTCGGCGTCGACCCGGTCGCCTACGACAAGACCGTCCGCACCGACACGACCGCCGGGAGCCTTGCCGACCTGGCCGGCGGCGGCGTCGCGGTCCGCAAGGACGTCGCCAGGCAGCACGGCTGGAAGGTGGGCGACTCCATCGCGATGGAGTTCCCCGTTGGCGGCACCCGGCAGGAGCCGATCAAGGCGATCTACGAGGACAACCAGCTCAACGGCGCCTATCTGCTGGCGATGCCGGACTTTGAGCGGCACTACGCCGACCAGCTCGACGCGCTCGCGTTGGTCAAGGCAGGGTCGGGCGTCTCGCCGGACGCGTCGCGCGCCGCCGTCGACCGGGTGGTCACAGACTTCCCCAACGTCCAGGTCAAGGACCAGGCAGAGTACAAGCAGGAGCAGGCGAGCCAGATCAACCGGGTGCTGCTGCTGTTCTACGTGCTGCTGGCGCTGGCGGTGGTCATCGCCTTCATCGGCATCATCAACACGCTGGCGTTGTCGGTGCTGGAGCGGGTCCGCGAGCTCGGCCTGCTCCGCGCGGTCGGCATGACCAGGGGGCAGCTGCGGCAGATGATCCGCTGGGAGGCGGTGATCATCGCCGTGCTCGGCGCGGTCCTCGGCCTGGTCGTCGGCACGTTCTTCGGCTGGATGCTGGTGCGCTCCCTGCGCGGCCAGGGCGTCACCGAGTTCGCCCTGCCGGTCGGCACGCTGCTCGCGTTCGTCGCCGCCGCCGCCATCGCGGGTGTGCTCGCGGCGGTCTTCCCCGGCCGCCGTGCGGCCAGGATCGACATGCTGCGCGCGATCACCACCGAGTAG
- a CDS encoding ABC transporter ATP-binding protein, giving the protein MGGDIDLGAGQEPLAARAVGISKVYGEGDTAVLALDDVSVAFPSGRYTAIMGPSGSGKLTLMHCLAGLDRVTSGQVWIGDTELSQLSERHLTVLRREQVGFIFQAYNLLPTLTAAENIELPLAIAGRKPDRAWFDRVVDAVGLRPRLGHRPAELSGGQQQRVAGARALVSKPAIIFADEPTGNLDSKSSAELLGFMRRSVDEFGQTIVMVTHDPTAAAHADHVLFLADGRIVDEMADPTAEKVLDLLKQLGG; this is encoded by the coding sequence ATGGGCGGCGACATCGACCTGGGCGCCGGGCAGGAGCCGCTGGCCGCGCGGGCGGTCGGGATCAGCAAGGTCTACGGGGAGGGTGACACCGCGGTGCTCGCCCTCGACGACGTCTCGGTCGCCTTCCCGAGCGGGCGGTACACCGCGATCATGGGCCCGAGCGGCTCCGGCAAGTTGACCCTGATGCACTGCCTCGCTGGCCTGGACCGGGTCACGAGCGGGCAAGTGTGGATCGGCGACACCGAGCTGAGCCAGCTCTCCGAACGGCACCTCACCGTGCTGCGGCGCGAGCAGGTCGGCTTCATCTTCCAGGCTTACAACCTGCTGCCGACGCTGACCGCGGCGGAGAACATCGAGCTGCCTCTGGCGATCGCGGGCCGCAAGCCAGACCGGGCCTGGTTCGACCGGGTGGTCGACGCGGTCGGGCTGCGCCCGCGCCTTGGCCACCGCCCAGCGGAGCTGTCCGGCGGGCAGCAGCAGCGCGTCGCCGGCGCCCGCGCGCTCGTGTCCAAGCCGGCGATCATCTTCGCCGACGAGCCCACCGGCAACCTCGACTCCAAGTCCAGCGCGGAGCTGCTCGGCTTCATGCGCCGCTCGGTCGACGAGTTCGGCCAGACGATCGTGATGGTCACCCACGACCCGACCGCGGCGGCCCACGCCGACCACGTGCTGTTCCTCGCCGACGGGCGCATCGTCGACGAGATGGCCGACCCGACCGCCGAGAAGGTGCTCGACCTCCTGAAGCAGCTGGGGGGCTGA
- a CDS encoding MmcQ/YjbR family DNA-binding protein, with translation MFAFLGQAKPGDGYRITLKLPESAEQALALGCCEPAGYGLGRANWVTVKVAAAECPPVEVLLDWVDESYRTIAPKTLVRELDARR, from the coding sequence GTGTTCGCCTTCCTGGGACAGGCCAAGCCCGGTGACGGGTACCGGATCACGCTGAAGCTGCCGGAGTCCGCCGAGCAGGCGCTGGCGCTCGGGTGCTGCGAGCCGGCCGGGTACGGGCTCGGACGGGCGAACTGGGTCACCGTCAAGGTAGCCGCCGCGGAGTGCCCGCCGGTGGAGGTCCTGCTCGACTGGGTCGACGAGAGCTACCGGACGATCGCGCCGAAGACGCTCGTGCGCGAGCTCGACGCCCGCCGCTGA